A part of Propioniciclava coleopterorum genomic DNA contains:
- the metG gene encoding methionine--tRNA ligase codes for MTSRILTCAAWPYANGPRHIGHVSGFAVPADVFSRYQRMAGKDVLMVSGTDEHGTAIQVKADGEGLTARETADKYHRIIVEDLQGLGLSYDLYTRTTTLNHAEVVQELFRSLHDNGYVVAHKQLGAISPSTGRTLADRYIEGTCPICGYDGARGDQCDNCGNQLDPIDLINPHSRINGEVPNFVETEHFFLDLPALSDALQEWLGTRTDWRPNVIRFSTEFAKDLKPRAVTRDLDWGVRIPIEGWTDADMKRIYVWFDAVTGYLSASVEWARRVGRPDAWKDWWTNAGAESYYFMGKDNITFHTVIWPGMLIGANGEGSRGGTPSAFGVLDLPTEIVSSEFLTMSGSKFSSSRNKVIYVRDFLAEFGPDALRYYIAVAGPENQDTDFTWSEFVRRVNFELANEWGNLVNRSVSMAHKNVGAIPTAGELTDEDRALLAASKEAFTTVGELLERARFKQAIGEAMRVVSLANKYLSDSEPWKKKDDPVRRDTILHVALQAVADCNTLLTPFMPHAAQKVHEALGGTGVWAAQPELIEVEEEGAPSYPVLMGDYAAEAARWASVPIVAGTPLAKPSPIFAKLDEKLGETGPAWSPVLTD; via the coding sequence ATGACTTCTCGGATCCTCACGTGTGCCGCATGGCCGTACGCGAACGGCCCGCGCCACATCGGGCACGTGTCCGGCTTCGCGGTTCCGGCCGACGTTTTCTCCCGCTACCAGCGCATGGCGGGCAAGGACGTCCTCATGGTCTCGGGGACCGACGAGCACGGCACCGCGATCCAGGTCAAGGCCGACGGCGAGGGCCTGACGGCCCGCGAGACCGCCGACAAGTACCACCGCATCATCGTCGAGGACCTCCAGGGCCTGGGGCTCTCCTACGACCTCTACACGCGCACGACCACGCTGAACCACGCCGAGGTGGTCCAGGAGCTCTTCCGGTCGCTGCACGACAACGGCTACGTCGTCGCCCACAAGCAGCTCGGCGCGATCTCGCCCTCGACCGGACGCACGCTGGCCGACCGCTACATCGAGGGCACCTGCCCGATCTGCGGTTACGACGGCGCCCGCGGCGACCAGTGCGACAACTGCGGGAACCAGCTCGACCCCATCGACCTCATCAACCCGCACAGCCGCATCAACGGCGAGGTCCCGAACTTCGTCGAGACCGAGCACTTCTTCCTCGACCTGCCCGCGCTGTCCGACGCGCTGCAGGAGTGGCTGGGGACGCGCACCGACTGGCGTCCGAACGTGATCCGGTTCTCCACCGAGTTCGCCAAGGACCTCAAGCCGCGCGCCGTGACCCGCGACCTCGACTGGGGCGTCCGGATCCCGATCGAGGGCTGGACCGACGCCGACATGAAGCGCATCTACGTGTGGTTCGACGCCGTCACCGGCTACCTGTCGGCGTCGGTGGAGTGGGCCCGCCGCGTGGGGCGTCCGGACGCCTGGAAGGACTGGTGGACGAACGCGGGCGCCGAGTCCTACTACTTCATGGGCAAGGACAACATCACCTTCCACACCGTCATCTGGCCCGGCATGCTGATCGGCGCCAACGGCGAGGGTTCCCGGGGCGGGACGCCGAGCGCGTTCGGCGTCCTGGACCTGCCGACCGAGATCGTGAGCTCGGAGTTCCTGACGATGTCGGGCTCGAAGTTCTCCTCCTCGCGCAACAAGGTGATCTACGTGCGCGACTTCCTCGCCGAGTTCGGCCCGGACGCCCTGCGCTACTACATCGCGGTCGCCGGCCCCGAGAACCAGGACACCGACTTCACCTGGTCGGAGTTCGTGCGCCGGGTGAACTTCGAGCTGGCCAACGAGTGGGGCAACCTGGTCAACCGCTCGGTGTCGATGGCGCACAAGAACGTCGGCGCGATCCCGACCGCGGGCGAGCTGACCGACGAGGACCGGGCGCTGCTGGCGGCGTCCAAGGAGGCGTTCACCACCGTCGGGGAACTGCTGGAGCGGGCCCGCTTCAAGCAGGCGATCGGCGAGGCGATGCGGGTGGTGTCGCTGGCGAACAAGTATCTGTCGGACTCGGAGCCGTGGAAGAAGAAGGACGACCCGGTCCGTCGCGACACCATCCTGCACGTCGCGCTGCAGGCGGTCGCCGACTGCAACACCCTGCTGACCCCGTTCATGCCGCACGCGGCCCAGAAGGTGCACGAGGCGCTGGGCGGGACCGGCGTGTGGGCCGCACAGCCCGAGCTGATCGAGGTCGAGGAGGAGGGCGCGCCGTCCTACCCGGTCCTCATGGGCGACTACGCCGCCGAGGCCGCGCGCTGGGCGTCGGTGCCGATCGTCGCCGGGACGCCGCTGGCCAAGCCGTCGCCTATCTTCGCCAAGCTCGACGAGAAGCTGGGGGAGACCGGCCCCGCGTGGTCGCCGGTCCTGACCGACTGA
- a CDS encoding ABC transporter permease has product MAEGAKASAWRERGRTWAITAGSIVLALLVGAVLMVVSDPDVIGLYAYLFTAPALPLGATWAKVAGAYSALVVGAVGSPNALAATAWQAAPLICAGLGVGLGFRAGLFNIGAQGQAIWGAIAAAHVGFAFHLPPVIHLIVAIVFGLISGAIWGGIVGFLKAKTGAHEVIVTIMLNYVALLSLTWLLSTPAFLRPGRIDPIAPVIDGTAAFPIIYTQLNVGFLVALLAAAAVWWLLDRSTLGFQIRAVGSNPTAAGTAGMNVPNVTMITMALSGMLCGLAGIQYALGPGPDGVATPLSLGLVGTVGFDAITVALLGRSKPLGIVLAGLLFGGLHSGGLAMQNFADTPLTLSTVLQALIVLFVAAPALVGALLPKVKTPQTANLVGGEA; this is encoded by the coding sequence ATGGCTGAGGGGGCCAAGGCGTCGGCGTGGCGGGAACGCGGCCGGACCTGGGCGATCACCGCCGGTTCGATCGTGCTCGCGCTGCTGGTCGGCGCCGTCCTGATGGTGGTGTCCGACCCCGACGTGATCGGGCTGTACGCCTACCTGTTCACCGCGCCGGCGTTGCCGCTCGGCGCGACCTGGGCGAAGGTGGCCGGGGCGTACTCCGCGCTCGTGGTGGGCGCCGTGGGCTCGCCGAACGCGCTGGCCGCGACCGCCTGGCAGGCGGCGCCGCTGATCTGCGCGGGCCTGGGCGTCGGCCTGGGCTTCCGGGCGGGCCTGTTCAACATCGGCGCGCAGGGCCAGGCGATCTGGGGGGCCATCGCGGCCGCCCACGTCGGCTTCGCGTTCCACCTGCCGCCCGTCATCCACCTGATCGTCGCCATCGTGTTCGGGCTGATCTCCGGCGCGATCTGGGGCGGCATCGTGGGCTTCCTCAAGGCCAAGACGGGCGCGCACGAGGTGATCGTGACGATCATGCTCAACTACGTGGCGCTGCTGTCGCTGACCTGGCTGCTGTCGACGCCCGCGTTCCTGCGTCCGGGCCGCATCGACCCGATCGCCCCCGTGATCGACGGCACCGCCGCGTTCCCGATCATCTACACCCAGCTCAACGTCGGCTTCCTCGTCGCCCTGCTGGCCGCGGCCGCCGTCTGGTGGCTGCTGGACCGCTCGACGCTCGGGTTCCAGATCCGCGCGGTCGGCTCGAACCCGACCGCCGCCGGCACCGCCGGCATGAACGTGCCGAACGTCACCATGATCACGATGGCGCTGTCGGGCATGCTCTGCGGGCTGGCCGGCATCCAGTACGCGCTCGGGCCCGGCCCCGACGGGGTCGCGACCCCGCTGTCGCTCGGCCTGGTCGGCACCGTCGGCTTCGACGCCATCACCGTGGCGCTGCTGGGCCGCAGCAAGCCACTGGGCATCGTCCTGGCGGGCCTGCTGTTCGGCGGCCTGCACTCCGGCGGGCTCGCGATGCAGAACTTCGCCGACACCCCGCTCACCCTGTCCACGGTGCTGCAGGCGCTCATCGTGCTGTTCGTGGCCGCCCCCGCCCTGGTCGGGGCGCTGCTGCCGAAGGTCAAGACGCCGCAGACCGCCAATCTCGTCGGAGGTGAGGCATGA
- a CDS encoding ABC transporter ATP-binding protein, whose protein sequence is MDEDLATGLSLRGITKRFGSFTAVDQVDLDVRPGEIHCLLGENGAGKSTLMNVLYGLLPLDGGEIVIDGTPRTFGNPRDAMAAGIGMVHQHFMLVNVFSVTENLMLGREGGPILDAAGAKRRVQELSERYGMPVDPDALIEDLPVGVQQRVEILKALANDARFLVFDEPTAVLTPQEIDDLMRVMQSLRDEGKGIVFITHKLREVRAIADRITVMRRGRIVGHAEPGSSEADLAELMVGRAVDLRVDKKPAQPTAPRLRVRDLRVANPAGGIVVDGIDFDVAGGEILCVAGVQGNGQSELADALLGNMVPLSGTIEMDGVDISRAKPRATIDAGMGFVPEDREVDGFVSNFTIAENLVLNRSNQPPFAHGMALDWGAINRNAEERKQEFDIRAQSVGDHISSLSGGNKQKVILARELSRPLSVLVASQPTRGVDVGAIEFLHKRIVEERDQGTAVLLVSTELEEVEALADRVLVMYRGKVVGIVGSDTPRDVMGLMMAGVPYDEAVAVAQDAPKEETHG, encoded by the coding sequence GTGGATGAGGATCTGGCCACCGGCCTGTCGCTCCGCGGCATCACCAAGCGTTTCGGCTCGTTCACGGCGGTCGATCAGGTCGACCTCGACGTCCGTCCCGGCGAGATCCACTGCCTCCTGGGCGAGAACGGCGCCGGCAAGTCGACCCTGATGAACGTCTTGTACGGGCTGCTCCCGCTCGACGGCGGCGAGATCGTCATCGACGGGACGCCGCGGACGTTCGGCAACCCGCGCGACGCCATGGCCGCCGGCATCGGCATGGTCCACCAGCACTTCATGCTGGTCAACGTCTTCAGCGTCACCGAGAACCTGATGCTGGGCCGCGAGGGCGGCCCGATCCTGGACGCCGCAGGCGCCAAGCGCCGCGTCCAGGAACTCTCCGAGCGCTACGGCATGCCCGTGGACCCCGACGCGCTCATCGAGGACCTGCCCGTCGGCGTCCAGCAGCGGGTCGAGATCCTCAAGGCTCTGGCCAACGACGCGCGCTTCCTGGTCTTCGACGAGCCCACCGCCGTCCTGACGCCGCAGGAGATCGACGACCTGATGCGCGTCATGCAGTCGCTGCGCGACGAGGGCAAGGGCATCGTCTTCATCACCCACAAGCTGCGCGAGGTCCGCGCCATCGCCGACCGGATCACGGTCATGCGCCGCGGCCGGATCGTCGGGCACGCCGAGCCGGGCAGTTCCGAGGCCGACCTCGCCGAGCTCATGGTGGGCCGGGCGGTGGACCTGCGCGTCGACAAGAAGCCCGCCCAGCCGACCGCGCCGCGCCTGCGCGTCCGCGACCTGCGGGTCGCCAACCCCGCCGGCGGCATCGTCGTCGACGGCATCGACTTCGACGTGGCGGGCGGCGAGATCCTGTGCGTCGCCGGCGTCCAGGGCAACGGGCAGTCCGAACTGGCCGACGCCCTGCTGGGCAACATGGTCCCGCTGTCGGGGACCATCGAGATGGACGGCGTCGACATCAGCCGCGCCAAGCCCCGGGCGACCATCGACGCGGGCATGGGCTTCGTCCCCGAGGACCGCGAGGTCGACGGGTTCGTCTCGAACTTCACCATCGCGGAGAACCTGGTGCTCAACCGCAGCAACCAGCCCCCCTTCGCGCACGGCATGGCCCTGGACTGGGGAGCGATCAACCGCAACGCCGAGGAGCGCAAGCAGGAGTTCGACATCCGCGCGCAGTCGGTCGGCGACCACATCTCGAGCCTGTCGGGCGGCAACAAGCAGAAGGTCATCCTGGCCCGCGAGCTGAGCCGGCCGCTGTCGGTGCTCGTGGCCAGCCAGCCCACCCGCGGCGTGGACGTGGGCGCCATCGAGTTCCTCCACAAGCGCATCGTGGAGGAGCGGGACCAAGGGACCGCCGTCCTGCTGGTCTCGACCGAACTCGAGGAGGTCGAGGCGCTGGCCGACCGGGTGCTGGTGATGTACCGCGGCAAGGTGGTGGGGATCGTCGGTTCCGACACCCCGCGCGACGTGATGGGCCTGATGATGGCGGGCGTCCCCTACGACGAGGCCGTCGCGGTCGCGCAGGACGCCCCGAAGGAGGAGACGCATGGCTGA
- a CDS encoding cytidine deaminase has protein sequence MRVDWDGLREAARAANARAYASYSGYRVGAAALVDDGRVVTGCNVENAAYGVTLCAECGLISDLINGGGGRLLAFTCCNAGGERIMPCGRCRQLLWEHGGAGLLVDTPEGVWPMERVLPQAFGAVDLER, from the coding sequence GTGCGCGTCGACTGGGACGGTCTTCGGGAGGCGGCCCGCGCCGCCAACGCCCGCGCGTACGCGTCCTACTCGGGCTACCGGGTGGGCGCGGCGGCGCTGGTGGACGACGGCCGCGTCGTCACCGGCTGCAACGTCGAGAACGCCGCCTACGGCGTCACGCTGTGCGCCGAGTGCGGGCTGATCAGCGACCTGATCAACGGGGGCGGCGGCCGCCTGCTCGCCTTCACCTGCTGCAACGCGGGCGGCGAGCGGATCATGCCGTGCGGACGCTGCCGCCAACTGCTGTGGGAGCACGGTGGCGCCGGGCTGCTGGTCGACACCCCCGAGGGCGTGTGGCCGATGGAACGGGTGCTGCCGCAGGCGTTCGGCGCCGTCGACCTGGAGCGCTGA
- a CDS encoding hemolysin family protein, which produces MNATVSNVLLVFLFILIGGVFAAAEMALVSLRDSQVKSLAGRGKRGQTVARLAADPNLFLSAVQIGVTLAGFLSASFGAANLAPELAPILVGWGLPEAVAGGLSLVLITVAISYFSIVLGELAAKRLAMQRAEAFALTLGPLVNVIAKIARPVIWFLGVSTNLVVRVLGGDPKASREEVTDEELRAMVSSSVTLGDEERHIVDEVFAAGQVTLREAMVPRTEVDFLDGDMPASKAIRVVRDGAHSRYPVVGRDVDDVIGFLHVRDLFDLDPAARQAPISQLVRPIHSLPGTVRILHALSEMQAQGDHMVIVTDEYGGTAGIVTIEDLIEELIGDITDEFDREEPAQHATDLDGLTTLEEFAETYGHLIPEGPYDTVAGYVMAELGQLPDEGDSVTRLLFAEHGGEEETGQEFAFTVTELDGRRVARLRLDRLGALRHEPASD; this is translated from the coding sequence GTGAACGCAACCGTCTCGAACGTGCTGCTGGTCTTCCTCTTCATCCTGATCGGCGGCGTGTTCGCCGCGGCGGAGATGGCGCTGGTGTCGCTGCGCGACAGCCAGGTCAAGTCCCTGGCCGGCCGCGGCAAGCGCGGGCAGACGGTGGCGCGGCTCGCGGCCGACCCCAACCTGTTCCTCTCGGCGGTCCAGATCGGCGTGACCCTGGCCGGCTTCCTGTCGGCGTCGTTCGGCGCGGCCAACCTCGCCCCGGAGCTCGCGCCGATCCTCGTCGGCTGGGGGCTGCCCGAGGCGGTCGCCGGCGGGCTGTCCCTGGTGCTCATCACCGTGGCGATCTCCTACTTCTCGATCGTGCTGGGCGAACTGGCGGCCAAGCGGCTCGCGATGCAGCGCGCCGAGGCGTTCGCGCTGACGCTGGGCCCGCTGGTCAACGTGATCGCCAAGATCGCCCGGCCGGTGATCTGGTTCCTCGGCGTCTCCACCAACCTCGTGGTCCGAGTGCTCGGCGGCGACCCCAAGGCGTCGCGGGAGGAGGTCACCGACGAGGAACTGCGCGCGATGGTGTCCAGTTCGGTGACGCTCGGCGACGAGGAGCGGCACATCGTGGACGAGGTGTTCGCGGCCGGGCAGGTGACGCTGCGCGAGGCGATGGTGCCCCGCACCGAGGTGGACTTCCTCGACGGCGACATGCCCGCGAGCAAGGCGATCCGGGTCGTCCGTGACGGCGCGCACTCCCGCTACCCGGTGGTGGGCCGCGACGTCGACGACGTCATCGGCTTCCTGCACGTCCGGGATCTGTTCGACCTCGACCCCGCCGCGCGGCAGGCGCCGATCAGCCAGCTCGTCCGCCCGATCCACTCGCTGCCCGGCACCGTCCGGATCCTGCACGCGCTGTCGGAGATGCAGGCCCAGGGCGACCACATGGTCATCGTCACCGACGAGTACGGCGGCACCGCCGGCATCGTCACCATCGAGGACCTGATCGAGGAGCTGATCGGCGACATCACCGACGAGTTCGACCGCGAGGAGCCGGCGCAGCACGCCACCGACCTGGACGGGCTCACCACGCTGGAGGAGTTCGCCGAGACCTACGGCCACCTCATCCCCGAGGGCCCCTACGACACGGTGGCCGGCTACGTGATGGCCGAGTTGGGCCAACTGCCCGACGAGGGCGACTCCGTCACGCGGCTGCTGTTCGCCGAACACGGCGGCGAGGAGGAGACCGGCCAGGAGTTCGCCTTCACCGTCACAGAGTTGGACGGCCGCCGGGTCGCCCGGCTGCGGCTCGACCGTCTCGGCGCCCTCCGACACGAGCCGGCGTCGGACTAG
- a CDS encoding BMP family ABC transporter substrate-binding protein, giving the protein MKKSLIGSGLAAAVLLAGCATPPPAATPGATTPGGGATAAGSNFLACMVSDEGGFDDKSFNETSYKGLKDAESKLGVKTKELQSQTTSDYAKNVQAMVDAKCDIIVTVGFALGDTTAASAKANPETDYAIVDFAYDAPEKNVKGLTFNTAEPAFLAGYLAASITKTGTVGTYGGAPYPTVTIFMDGYQQGVEYYNKAKGKSVKVVGYDRATKNGTYIPGNKFSDVAGGKQLATNLVAQGADVILPVAGPASEGGLQVAQESNGNVSSMWVDSDGFTAMPKYKAVIPTSVAKAMDLAVFTAIKDSLDKKFTNEAYVGTLKNDGAYLAPFHDWDSKISAETKAEIEKLKADIESGTIKVES; this is encoded by the coding sequence GTGAAGAAGTCCCTGATTGGTTCCGGCTTGGCAGCAGCGGTGCTCCTTGCCGGGTGTGCCACTCCGCCCCCCGCCGCCACGCCGGGCGCCACGACCCCCGGAGGCGGCGCGACCGCGGCCGGGAGCAACTTCCTGGCGTGCATGGTCTCCGACGAGGGCGGCTTCGACGACAAGTCGTTCAACGAGACCTCCTACAAGGGTCTGAAGGACGCGGAGTCGAAGCTCGGCGTCAAGACCAAGGAACTGCAGAGCCAGACCACCTCCGACTACGCCAAGAACGTGCAGGCGATGGTCGATGCCAAGTGCGACATCATCGTCACGGTCGGCTTCGCGCTGGGCGACACCACGGCGGCGTCGGCCAAGGCGAACCCCGAGACCGACTACGCGATCGTCGACTTCGCCTACGACGCGCCCGAGAAGAACGTCAAGGGTCTGACGTTCAACACGGCCGAGCCGGCCTTCCTGGCGGGCTACCTGGCCGCGTCCATCACCAAGACCGGCACCGTCGGCACCTACGGCGGCGCGCCGTACCCGACCGTGACGATCTTCATGGACGGCTACCAGCAGGGCGTCGAGTACTACAACAAGGCCAAGGGCAAGTCGGTCAAGGTGGTCGGCTACGACCGCGCCACCAAGAACGGCACGTACATCCCGGGCAACAAATTCTCCGACGTCGCCGGCGGCAAGCAGCTCGCCACCAACCTGGTCGCCCAGGGCGCCGACGTGATCCTGCCCGTGGCCGGCCCGGCCTCCGAGGGTGGCCTGCAGGTCGCCCAGGAGTCCAACGGCAACGTCTCCTCGATGTGGGTCGACTCCGACGGCTTCACGGCGATGCCCAAGTACAAGGCCGTCATCCCGACGTCGGTCGCCAAGGCCATGGACCTGGCCGTGTTCACCGCCATCAAGGATTCGCTCGACAAGAAGTTCACGAACGAGGCCTACGTGGGCACGCTGAAGAACGACGGCGCCTACCTGGCTCCGTTCCACGACTGGGATTCGAAGATCTCCGCCGAGACCAAGGCCGAGATCGAGAAGCTGAAGGCCGACATCGAGTCGGGCACCATCAAGGTCGAGTCCTGA
- a CDS encoding inorganic phosphate transporter, translating into MTPELVLLILVVGTALAFDFTNGFHDTANAMATSIATGALKPRVAVLLCAVLNLIGAFLSVEVALTVTNAIVRIQNPDGTPRADLLADGGRSLLLVLLAGLAGAIAWNLFTWLRGLPSSSSHAMFGGLVGSTIAGLGLESVKWVGTGSKLDGVVGKVILPGLASPVIAALVATVGTWLVFRIAQGVAQNRMDSGFRWGQIGTASLVSLAHGANDAQKTMGVITLALIASGAWTSTHEIPLWVKVACAVAIASGTWIGGWRIIRTMGKGLVEISPPQGMAAEAASAAVILSSSQLGFALSTTHVATGSILGSGLGRKGAGVRWALAGRMALAWLITLPAAAAAGAVMWMFGHLLGDWLGPLFIVAVMVGLALWMFLHSRKQPISPDNVNDDWEVPDSPAELGAVATPKVAS; encoded by the coding sequence GTGACCCCTGAGTTGGTCCTCCTCATCCTCGTGGTGGGGACGGCGTTGGCTTTCGACTTCACCAACGGCTTCCATGACACGGCCAATGCGATGGCCACCTCCATCGCAACGGGCGCGCTCAAGCCGAGGGTGGCGGTGCTCCTGTGCGCCGTTCTCAACCTGATCGGCGCGTTCCTGTCGGTCGAGGTTGCCCTGACCGTGACCAACGCGATCGTCCGCATCCAGAACCCGGACGGCACCCCGCGCGCGGACCTGCTGGCCGACGGCGGCCGCTCGCTGCTGCTGGTGCTGCTGGCGGGCCTGGCGGGCGCCATCGCCTGGAACCTGTTCACCTGGCTGCGCGGGCTGCCGTCGAGCTCCTCCCACGCGATGTTCGGCGGCCTGGTCGGCTCCACGATCGCCGGGCTGGGCCTGGAGTCGGTCAAGTGGGTCGGCACCGGCTCGAAGCTCGACGGTGTCGTCGGCAAGGTGATCCTCCCCGGGCTGGCCTCGCCCGTGATCGCCGCGCTGGTCGCGACGGTCGGCACCTGGCTGGTGTTCCGCATCGCCCAGGGGGTCGCCCAGAACAGGATGGATTCGGGCTTCCGCTGGGGCCAGATCGGCACCGCCTCGCTGGTCTCGCTGGCGCACGGCGCCAACGACGCCCAGAAGACGATGGGCGTCATCACGCTCGCCCTGATCGCCTCGGGCGCCTGGACGTCCACCCACGAGATCCCGCTGTGGGTGAAGGTGGCCTGCGCGGTCGCCATCGCGTCCGGCACCTGGATCGGCGGCTGGCGCATCATCCGGACGATGGGCAAGGGCCTGGTCGAGATCTCCCCGCCGCAGGGCATGGCCGCCGAGGCCGCCTCCGCCGCGGTCATCCTCTCCTCCTCGCAGCTCGGCTTCGCTCTGTCCACCACGCACGTGGCCACCGGCTCGATCCTCGGGTCCGGGTTGGGCCGCAAGGGCGCCGGCGTCCGCTGGGCGCTGGCGGGCCGCATGGCGCTTGCCTGGCTCATCACGCTCCCCGCCGCCGCCGCGGCCGGCGCGGTCATGTGGATGTTCGGGCACCTGCTCGGCGACTGGCTCGGACCGCTCTTCATCGTCGCGGTGATGGTCGGCCTGGCGCTGTGGATGTTCCTGCACAGCCGCAAGCAGCCGATCAGCCCCGACAACGTCAACGACGACTGGGAGGTCCCGGACTCCCCCGCCGAACTGGGGGCTGTCGCGACGCCGAAGGTGGCCTCGTGA
- a CDS encoding ABC transporter permease, whose amino-acid sequence MTTVDPMTLMDDAPIQLTTTESAAARRARLSAGGLLALLGLVLLVLAFRTQGNARYALSDAFAAVQLPTISVPGMPTVLVCALITLGVGVGFLTGRLTGSLRTWLAVLAGFALVLGFVSWAGAGSEFAFPVANQLSGSIMLATPLVFGALAGVLCENSGVVNVSIEGEFLVAAFTAATVGSITQSLVAALIAAMLAGMAMAALLALFAVRYIVDQVVLGVVLNLLAAGITGFLFDQLVQPNNATLNVAPQLPRISIPGLSAIPLLGPVLFQQSILFYLAVASVIFVAFLLYRTRWGLRVRSVGEHPEAADTVGINVRWTRWQAVLVGGLFAGLGGAFFTVGSTGAFIKDITVGNGFIALAAVIMGRWHPVRAALMALFFGFVTQLASQLQTLNTPMPSQFLLMLPYLATIVAVAGLIGRSRGPAADGVPFTK is encoded by the coding sequence ATGACCACCGTCGACCCGATGACGCTGATGGACGACGCGCCCATCCAGCTCACCACCACCGAGTCCGCCGCCGCCCGGCGCGCCCGCCTGTCCGCGGGCGGCCTGCTGGCGCTGCTGGGGCTGGTGCTGCTCGTCCTGGCGTTCCGCACCCAGGGGAACGCGCGCTACGCCCTGTCGGACGCCTTCGCGGCCGTCCAGTTGCCCACCATCTCCGTCCCGGGCATGCCCACCGTGCTGGTGTGCGCCCTGATCACCCTGGGCGTCGGCGTGGGCTTCCTGACGGGACGCCTGACCGGGAGCCTGCGCACCTGGCTGGCCGTCCTCGCCGGGTTCGCCCTGGTGCTGGGGTTCGTCTCGTGGGCCGGCGCCGGCAGCGAGTTCGCCTTCCCGGTGGCCAACCAGCTCTCGGGGTCGATCATGCTGGCCACGCCGCTGGTCTTCGGCGCGCTCGCCGGCGTCCTGTGCGAGAACTCGGGCGTCGTCAACGTCTCGATCGAGGGCGAGTTCCTCGTCGCGGCGTTCACGGCCGCCACGGTGGGCTCGATCACGCAGTCGCTGGTCGCGGCCCTCATCGCCGCGATGCTCGCCGGCATGGCGATGGCGGCCCTCCTGGCCCTGTTCGCCGTCCGGTACATCGTCGACCAGGTCGTGCTCGGCGTCGTGCTCAACCTGCTGGCCGCGGGCATCACGGGCTTCCTGTTCGACCAGCTGGTGCAGCCCAATAACGCGACGCTCAACGTCGCGCCGCAGCTGCCCAGGATCTCGATCCCCGGGCTGTCGGCGATCCCGCTGCTGGGGCCGGTGCTGTTCCAGCAGTCGATCCTGTTCTACCTCGCCGTCGCGTCGGTGATCTTCGTCGCGTTCCTGCTGTACCGCACCCGGTGGGGCCTGCGCGTCCGCTCGGTGGGCGAGCACCCCGAGGCCGCCGACACCGTCGGCATCAACGTCCGCTGGACGCGCTGGCAGGCCGTGCTCGTCGGCGGCCTGTTCGCCGGCCTGGGCGGCGCCTTCTTCACGGTCGGCTCCACCGGCGCGTTCATCAAGGACATCACCGTCGGCAACGGCTTCATCGCCCTGGCGGCCGTCATCATGGGGCGCTGGCACCCGGTGCGCGCGGCGCTGATGGCGCTGTTCTTCGGGTTCGTGACGCAGCTGGCCTCCCAATTGCAGACGCTGAACACCCCGATGCCGAGCCAGTTCCTGCTAATGCTGCCGTACCTGGCGACCATCGTCGCGGTGGCCGGCCTCATCGGCCGCTCGCGCGGGCCCGCCGCCGACGGCGTGCCGTTCACGAAGTAG